The sequence ATATTTATTATTTCCTTAAAATCTCCAAACACAGATTTTATCATGAAACACTGTACTGTCTTGGCGGTTTCATTGGCATCGTCTTCCGCCGTTCTCGTTACCCTGGATCCCTTGTACACTAACGCTTCCTTGATGTATAGTCCATCAATGAAAAGCGCAACTTTTTTTCCCTCTCCTCAAGAGAGCTTGAATTATTCCTCAAGTACGAAATATTTTCCTCCTTGTCAACTGAAACGTTTAGAGACGCAGACAAACTCTGAAGATATGTTGGATGAGGAAGAATTGAGAACTTCCGAAGACTTCTATACCCTGATGGAGAATTTGTAAACATTGTGAAACTAAACAGCAGTCGCGAtgcggtattttggcttttttaagtGAGTTCTGCAATTGATTTCTCAAGAAAGAAATCAAAGAGATATCatcgaaaaatatttcttgctaCTCTAAGATCTTTAATGTCTATACTGCATTCGAAATTTGTATTTCGGGGCGAATTTCGGCATCAGTCATCTGAGTGAAGTTGTTCagtatattttgaaattgagaCCACTGAGATTTTCATTGATTTGGTCATACATCCTACTTTAGTAATATTCTTTTTAACCTCACTTTCCAAATCAAAGACTTTCACAGCCGTATCTAGTTCCAGTATAATTCTTGTTTTAAAGATAATACCCTGAACCTCATCTGGTTGCAGTATGTAGAAGATTATCTTTGTGTCAATCTCATACACCCGATAcatttttaaatcatatttcTTCTGGTAGTTGTTTTTAAAAGTTTCGAAAAGAGTTACTAAATCTTTCTGAAACGCTTGCCTTTTCAGCGTCTCATTTACAGCTTCTTTCTTCTTTTATAGATTTAAGCGGCGAGGTTTATGATGTATTTGTTTTATGGCTTCACTTCCTTTGAATTTCGAAGGAACTGCACACTTAGCCAAACTCAACTTTCCCAATCCTCTCAGTGGAATTATATGGATTTTCTTGAAGTGAAGAGAGCAAATTTTTAATGATGAACTCAGACTTCACGAgccttgtttatttttaattgccTTAATCCATTCTTCCTTCAAAGCGACAGTTTTTAACGCAGCATGAACCTGGCATAGCCTTAAaagtaatataaataaaaaataattaaattgtcgTGCCATGACGTCGATTGTAGGCAGTTGCCATACTCTCATTGCGTCCCATCGGTTCCTCAGGTTGATCTTTAAGAAGATCAACAATTGCCCTTGCCCTTCTAGAGTAGATAATTTCTGCAGGTGACTTGCTATCCGTACAATTTTCATTGGTAGTGAATCGATAACTCGCCAGGAATCGCTGTAAAGCCTCATCCACTGGAGCTGACTTTTGTTTCTCCAAAGATCGTTTCAGGGTGTCCACCAGGCGTTCACACTGACCGTTGCTGGCGGGAGAGTATGGTGCTGTCCTCAAATGTTGAATGCCATGCCTCTTGCAGAATTTCGCAAACTCCTCGTTCACGAATTGAGTTCCGTTGTCGCTGACAAGAGTTTCTGCAAGGCCGTGACGAGCAAAAATCTCTGTGAGTTTCGAGATCGTCTGGGATGTAGTTGTAGTCGTCACTTTGAATATCTCTGGCCATTTTGAGAAAGCATCTATGACCAGGAGATAGTGGGCATTCTTGTACTTCGCGTAATCGATGTGTACGCGCTGCCAGGGTCGCGTCGATAATGGCCAGGACGCGAGATGTGTCTTGACAGGGGATTTGGCTGTGGTGGCGcaattggtgaatttttgaacttacaTCTTGATGTCTTCATCAATGTTTGGCCATTAAACGTATCCACGAGCAAATGGTTTCATACGACTCATTCCAGGGTGTGCCTCGTGGAGTTGGTTCAAGATTTTTGGGCGAAGTCTCTCTGGCACCACCAACCTATTACTGTAAAAGACACATCCTTTGATTAGGGCGAGAGAACCGCGAATCTTATAAAATTTTGCTACTTCCCTGGACTTTATTGTGGCGGCAGAAGATGGCCAACCTCCtgtgatgaacttgctcacatCCTGGAGCGTGGTGAACAATTCCATAGCCTTCTTGACCATTTTGAGATCCACAGGAAGATGCTGGAGAGCATCTTGAATCACCAGATCATCTTCTTGCTCTTCCATCGAGATTTGGGCAATAATGATCTCATCATCCTGAGGTGGCTGATTGGAAATCAGCCGGGAGAGCACGTCTGCATTTTGAAACGAATTTGTGGAGGTGAATTTAATCTCGAAATCATAACCCAGCAGGGTTAAAGCCCATCTCTTCAGCCTGTATGCCGTGTGGACAGGAACGCCCTTCTTACTTCCAAAGATGGAAACTAACGGTTTGTGGTCAGTAAGAAGCGTAAAGCGACGTCCATAGATAAATCGGTGAAGCTTCTTAACGGCAAACACGATCCCTAGACCCTCTTTCTCAATTTGGCTGTATCTTGTCTCAGTCTCCGTCAATCTCCGTGATGCATGCTAGAATGCTTTGAGAGATCCGTCCGGAAATTGGTGGTATGCCACACAACCAATGGCATAAGAGGAAGCATCGGAAGCGACGTGAATTGGATATTTGGGGGTGAAGTGCATGAGCAGTAACTCGGAGCCcagaattttcttgaatttctgGAATGATCGAGCATTCTTCTTGAGAGGGTTATCGAGTGGTGTCCTAAGATCGCTCATAGACGGGACAAATTTGCCCCAAAATTGCAGAGCACCCAAGTAGCTTCGCAGTTCTTGTACATTCCTTGAGGCGGGCATGCGCCGGATGGCATCCGTTTTGGCGGGATCAGGGCGGAGGCCATCTTTATCTGCAATGATTCCAAGAAACTTGATAGAAGGGACAAAAAACTTACACTTCTCAAGTTTCACGCGGAAGTTGTACTCCTGCAGTCGCTCGAAAACAGCCTTGAGGGTTGAGTAATGTTCTCCTGGAGTCTCACTGGCAATGCATATATCGTCAAAGTATAATATAACGTCGGGGATTCCGTGGAGCATCCTTTCCACGATCTCCTGGAAGATCCCGGGTGCACTACGAATGCCAGGTGGAAGACGGTTGAAATGGAAAAGTCCTCGTGGTGTGTTGAGAGTCAGAAGTTTCCGGGAATCCTCATCAACCGGGATTTGCAGATAAGCATCTGACAAATCAATGTGGCTAAAGAGGAACGATGAGCCAGTTTGGTGAAGAGGCTGTCCGGATCCGGAATGGGGTGGTTGTTGGCCTCGACCGCTTCATTCAGTTCTGTGGAATAGTCTCCACAGATTCGAATATTCCTGTTCGACTTCCGAGCCACCACGATGGAAGCTTCCCAAGATGAGAACTCAGTTGGAGAAATGATCTCAGAGGCCTGCAGGCGCTGGAGTTCCTCATCAATGACCTCAGTCATATGGAAAGCCACGGGACGTTTCGGTCTGAAAACTGGCATTGCATTCGATTTTAGGTGAATTGTGGCCACAGCCTTTGTGTAGAGTCCCATTTCTGGGCTGAACACAGTCGGGAATAATCCTTGGAGTTCCCGGATTGCAGCAGCTTTGTCAATGTTCCGTTGAATTGCATTGCAATATGCGCTGAGCGCGACTTCCCAAAGATCCAGAGCATCCATCCATTCGATTCCAAAAAGATTGTCACGAGTTTTATCTGACACAAGACAACGAGCACGAATCTCTTTATCACGGAATCGAACAATAGCCTCAAATTCTCCAGCGACTTGTATTTTATTTGACTGTGCGTCCTTTACAATCAATGAGGCTGTGGAGAGCGCCGGTTTACCAATTTTCTCCCAAGTGGCACTGGAAATTACTGAAACATCAGCAGCACTGTCCAGCTGAAAGGTGAGGATGTGACCATTCACTTCAGGTGAAAGGAAACGACGTCCACGACGATGACGGGAGAAAACAGCATTTGCGCGGGCTTgtggattcttcttcttcttttgtggGAACTTCCGACTATTTTGGCTCTTCTTCTTTCCGGAAGGAGCATCGGGTGGTGGGCAGTAACCACTTTTATGCCCAATTTGCCCACAGTCGGTGCATTTTGAGTCACTATAGGAGCATTCCTTCGAAAAATGCATAGCCCCACACAAAAAACACGGACGCGGAGGGCGGTCCTTTTTTTGTGTACTTGTGTAGCATAAGCATAAGCGTATGCACTTTGTAAAAACACCGATCAGTCAATAAATGTACATCGAAGAGAGTAGAAGGTTTTTAATATCGAACCTGCACACGACATGGCGATCGTGACTGCTGATATTTATTAGTGAAAagttgtttgtgaaaaaaaaaactattaaagtAATGAAAGGACAATTGTGAAATATGGCAGAAGGATATCCAGCCCCACCACCAGACTTATTCGAATTGATGCTGACTGGCTTAGGAATCCTGTTATCGGTGACTCTAGCACTTTGCGTGATAGCCACAATAATCTTAAAGTGCATCAAACATTTCTCAAAGAATTAGAGATCTCTGCAAACTACAAAATGGGTGGTAGTGAGTCGAAAGAAGAAGTAATCATAACCCAGGCTACAAGCGGGGATGCTACCAGTTCACATAGTTCAACCCAGGATGAAATCATCTCCCGAAAAGACATCATGGTGATTATGATTGCAGTGACCCTAACGTTTTTGATACAATACATCTACAGGAGATGCATAACTCGTCTGGAAGGAAAAGTTAAGAAGCAAATCATCATCCAATCACTAAGGAAAAGTGTTGAGGACGTAGCCGACAGCCCAGTTTGAGTTCATCGCTGGTTACCACACAAAGTCCAGAAGTCCAGAGTCCAAAAATTGccaacaaggaaaattgcaacaAATCAACTTGAGTTCATCAGAGTTCAGCGCAGGGAATTAAGAGTGCTGAGCAACAATATTACATTCGTCATCGCAGAGGTGTTGACAACCCGTCTACCAGAAACTGAAACGCTGATTCGACCATGTGAGCTGAGCACCAATTTATTTACTGGAAAATGCTGAGCATACAAACTAATTGTTTATGTTGAGTGAGTAAGAAATATAGGTTAATGAAGTAGGTCAAGAATAATTAGGTCATAGAgagaataataatataaattttaatatattgagTTATTAATGGCAGATAAAATACAATTATTTAATGATTCAATTAAGGAAATACAAGCTTTACTCCGTGGTTTGAAAAAGCATAACTCAGATAGAAGGTATGCTCCAGATTATGTTGATAGAAAGAAATCTAAACTTTCAGCATTgcataaaacttttaaagaacttttcaaTCAGCTTCTTCCTACGATAAAATCTGATCGTATTAGCgcatttaaagaaaaaggaGACGATGTTGAAACTACAGTTtcagaaatattaattattttaaatgcaatacaaaagaaaatagaCGCTACACGTGAAACAATAGCAAGTCAATCAGAAGGATCAACTAATCAGTCAGAGACAGATGAGAATCAAGATCAATTTTTGTTAGCAGTAGAAGATCAAGAATTTAAAGAAGAGGAAAGTCAAAAAGAATTTACAATGTCTAGCTTTGATATAAAAACTGCTTCCAACATAATCCCAGATTTCAGTGGTGAATCTGATAAAGTCTTAGATTTTCTCAGTGCAGTTAAGTTCTATTCTGATACTTTAAATGAAGCAGGGAAAACCCTTCTCATAAATTTCGTGcttaacattaaaataaaaggaaaagccAAAAATGGTATTTCTTATACGAATATTCAAAACTATACAGAACTTCATAAGGCAATTTCCGAAAGATTTGAAATCAGAAAAACAGTCGCAACTTTAACACAAGAGTTAGCTCTCACAAAACAAGGGAATAGCTCTGTGTCAGAGTATGCTGAGAAGATTGATAAGATAATTTTTGAGCTTTCTAGAGTTCAGATATTAAATCAAAACGGCGAAAATGCTGATTTAATTCGTTCATTGAATGATACCACTGCGGCCAATGCTTTTAAAAATGGATTGAAAAATGAACTAAAATCTATTGTTCTAGCATCTCGAGCTACAACTTTCGCTGAGGTTGTTTCTATTGCCCATGAATCAGAAGCTGCATTTCCGAAAAATACAAGTCAAGTTAATTATGTTGAATCAAATGGACAAAGAGGGCATAATCATCGTGGAAATAAGAAGCAATCTGGAAGATATAATCAAGGTCGTGGAAGTGGCCAGTCTCGAGGTCGTGGTAGAGGCTCAAATAACAATCAAAATGGTCACAATTATAATAACAGGCATTATAGAGGGAATTCTAACTCCAACCGAGGGTATTCTCATCGTGGCGGAAGAAATCGCGGAAACTTTCGTGGACACGGAAATTCAAATGGGAATACTTACTATAATAACCATCGTATCTGCGCACTTAATGAGACACAACTAGGCTCTCAAGCAACACAGATTCAATGTAGCCACGGCTGTTGGCATCAAACGGGAAACGCTGTGGCCCCTGGCCCAGCTCGTCAACAGCCGGGGGCATCTTGTCCAAATCATCTATTTACTCAGTGAATGTATCTCTATCaaatttcgttaaaatttttattcgagAGGCTGATTCAACTTGTACTTTACTAGTTGACTCAGGTGCCGACATCTCATTATTTAAAATCGAAAAACTTAAAAGTTGTTTAAATCAAATTAGTAATGATTTTGTAGAATTTACGGGAGTCGGAGccgaaaattttaaatctttagGAGCATGTCAACTTGAATTAAATCTTCCTTCAGGAcacaaaatatatcaaaaatttcaGCTTATCGACAATTCAATATCTATTCCTTTTGATGGAATCCTTGGTAgagactttttaaaaaaatttcactgtAGTATTGATAATTATAGCTATCTCTTGCACTTATCGTTGCAGGATCAAATTGTGTCGATACCTTTACATGACAGAATCAATGATAATACTATCATTTTACCACCACGCAGTCAAGTTGTAAGAAGAGTTGACGCTATATTGAGCTCGACTGAAGATTCCGTTATCTTAGGGGATGAAATCACTACAGGTGTGTTTACAACAAGCGCACTTGTAAGAGATATTCCACTGGTTACTTTCTTAAATACTACTGGAAAAGAAGtagttttgcaaaaatattctcctAAGGTCATACCGTTGAGTTTGTACCATATTACTTCAAATGTATCAGAAACTAAAATTGACGAATTAAGAATTAGTAAATTATtcaatgaaattgattttaaaaatgtccCTGAATACGCATTACAatctattcaaaatatttgtgtTGAATTTAATGACATTTTTCACCTCAATGGAGATGTACTGtcttgtaataatttttatgaacaaTCTATCAAGTGTACACAATCGGAGCCGGTATACGTTAAGAACTATCGTACTCCGCAAGCTCAGtctgaagaaattaaaaatcaaatttctaaaATGCTCGATGATGGAATCATTGAAAGTTCCACATCACCATATAACAGTCCAATCTTGCTTGTTCCTAAAAAGTCCGACACAGATAAAAAGAAATGGAGACTTGTCGTAGATTATAGGAAAGTTAATAAAGCTATCACTGCAGATAAGTTTCCTCTTCCTCGAATTGATGAAATCCTAGATCAGCTAGGTAGAGCAAAATTTTTTAGCGTATTAGATTTGCAATCTGGATTTCATCAAGTAGCCATCAATCCAAATGATACTTCTCGTGAGGTAACAGCCTTCACGGCGGACCAGGGTCATTTTCAGTTTACAAGATTGCCTTTCGGACTAAAGATAAGTCCAAATTCTTTTCAAAGGATGATGTCCTTAGCGATGGCTGGACTTTCACCAGAATCTACATTCCTTTACATAGATGATTTAGTAGTTTTTGGTGCAAGTTTAGACCATCACAACACAAATCTTGTTAAAGTTTTCAATAGATTGAGAAAATGTAATCTCAAGTTAAACCCCAGTAAATGCagatttttacaaaatgagGTTACGTATCTAGGACACCTTTTAACTCCAAATG comes from Phlebotomus papatasi isolate M1 chromosome 4, Ppap_2.1, whole genome shotgun sequence and encodes:
- the LOC129808567 gene encoding uncharacterized protein K02A2.6-like; amino-acid sequence: MLHGIPDVILYFDDICIASETPGEHYSTLKAVFERLQEYNFRVKLEKYKDGLRPDPAKTDAIRRMPASRNVQELRSYLGALQFWGKFVPSMSDLRTPLDNPLKKNARSFQKFKKILGSELLLMHFTPKYPIHVASDASSYAIGYVLSRLISNQPPQDDEIIIAQISMEEQEDDLVIQDALQHLPVDLKMVKKAMELFTTLQDVSKFITGAKSPVKTHLASWPLSTRPWQRVHIDYAKYKNAHYLLVIDAFSKWPEIFKVTTTTTSQTISKLTEIFARHGLAETLVSDNGTQFVNEEFAKFCKRHGIQHLRTAPYSPASNGQCERLVDTLKRSLEKQKSAPVDEALQRFLASYRFTTNENCTDSKSPAEIIYSRRARAIVDLLKDQPEEPMGRNESMATAYNRRHGTTI
- the LOC129808568 gene encoding uncharacterized protein K02A2.6-like; its protein translation is MHFSKECSYSDSKCTDCGQIGHKSGYCPPPDAPSGKKKSQNSRKFPQKKKKNPQARANAVFSRHRRGRRFLSPEVNGHILTFQLDSAADVSVISSATWEKIGKPALSTASLIVKDAQSNKIQVAGEFEAIVRFRDKEIRARCLVSDKTRDNLFGIEWMDALDLWEVALSAYCNAIQRNIDKAAAIRELQGLFPTVFSPEMGLYTKAVATIHLKSNAMPVFRPKRPVAFHMTEVIDEELQRLQASEIISPTEFSSWEASIVVARKSNRNIRICGDYSTELNEAVEANNHPIPDPDSLFTKLAHRSSLATLICQMLICKSRLMRIPGNF